The Alphaproteobacteria bacterium genome includes a window with the following:
- a CDS encoding response regulator, protein MARIVLIDDDQLVRETLRLALTRAGHEVFVSANGTHIEGHLFHNSPDVVVTDLLMPETDGLETIRRIRKNNAKVKVVAISGGGRLKNLDLLTFAKSFGADAALAKPFLPGELTDLIGKLIHPEG, encoded by the coding sequence ATGGCCAGGATCGTTCTTATCGACGATGACCAACTTGTAAGGGAGACACTTCGTTTGGCCCTAACAAGAGCAGGGCACGAGGTTTTCGTGTCCGCAAATGGCACGCATATCGAAGGGCATCTTTTTCATAACTCACCCGACGTCGTCGTGACCGATCTGTTGATGCCCGAAACCGATGGACTTGAAACGATACGCAGAATTCGGAAGAACAACGCGAAAGTGAAAGTCGTCGCGATATCCGGCGGCGGACGCCTCAAGAATCTAGACTTGCTGACTTTCGCGAAAAGCTTCGGTGCCGATGCGGCACTCGCCAAACCATTCCTGCCGGGCGAACTTACGGATCTTATCGGCAAACTCATTCATCCGGAGGGCTGA
- a CDS encoding TauD/TfdA family dioxygenase — protein MTDLHDGLKIRPLDAGYGARIFGLDHLPDDSQRAAIQAALDEYGVVAIDGQQLDRATLVAFTRQFGESVRHQVAEYLAGDNPEVMILSNNFNADGKRLGAPNNGIFWHSDQIHQATPVTYTLLYGHEVPRDSGDTLFADMRAVHDALPNHIRERLAGRNVVHSFRASYEKNYIEAEPLTEARRAANPDVAHPALRTHPTTGRKSVYIDPDSAIAIDGLAKDESDAILAFVFDFLERPEFVYRHRWKRGDLVVWDNRCLMHRATGYDDTVERRIMWRTQTKGAAPF, from the coding sequence ATGACCGATCTCCACGATGGACTTAAGATACGGCCGCTGGACGCGGGCTATGGCGCGCGCATTTTCGGTCTCGACCATCTGCCCGACGACAGCCAACGAGCGGCGATCCAAGCGGCGCTCGACGAATACGGCGTCGTTGCGATCGACGGCCAGCAACTCGACCGTGCGACGCTTGTCGCGTTCACGCGCCAATTCGGCGAATCGGTGCGCCATCAAGTCGCCGAGTATCTCGCCGGCGACAATCCGGAAGTTATGATCCTATCGAACAATTTCAACGCGGACGGAAAGCGATTGGGCGCGCCGAATAACGGCATTTTCTGGCATTCGGATCAGATCCATCAGGCCACCCCGGTAACCTACACGCTGCTCTACGGCCATGAAGTGCCGCGCGACAGCGGCGACACGCTATTCGCAGACATGCGAGCTGTGCACGACGCCCTGCCCAACCATATCCGGGAGAGATTGGCGGGACGCAACGTCGTCCATAGCTTCCGCGCGAGCTACGAGAAAAACTATATCGAGGCCGAGCCCTTGACCGAAGCGCGCCGCGCCGCCAATCCGGACGTGGCGCATCCCGCCTTGCGCACCCATCCGACGACAGGTCGGAAATCCGTCTATATCGATCCGGATTCCGCGATCGCCATCGACGGTTTGGCGAAAGACGAGAGCGACGCGATACTCGCCTTCGTCTTCGATTTCCTCGAACGACCGGAATTCGTCTATCGCCATCGCTGGAAGCGCGGCGATCTGGTCGTCTGGGACAATCGCTGCTTGATGCACCGCGCGACCGGCTACGACGACACGGTCGAACGGCGCATCATGTGGCGCACTCAGACGAAGGGCGCGGCGCCGTTTTGA
- a CDS encoding alpha-hydroxy-acid oxidizing protein, which produces MEFLTIPEIVKAATAKLPPAHWHYLSGGADSEATLRRNRAALEAIGFRQRVLRDVSKIDCRADLFGQNWRLPVVLAPIGGLALVDPEGGLAAAKAAEAFGILPFVSVMGFPALEVVAANTRVRPVFQLYVRGDRGWVADIVARARAAGFRALCLTVDTALYGRRERDLEARFSPASAIDRPDVAHLLGRDGDLHQAAVDWDMLAYIVSIAGMPVVLKGVMDADDARRAVDAGVHTIYVSNHGGRQLDFAPATIEVLPEIADAVRGRAHLIVDGGVMRGSDVIKAVAHGADAVGLGKLQAYALAAGGVPALIRALEILEIEIRTTLGLIGMTSFGQLSPDALRPLRLI; this is translated from the coding sequence GTGGAATTCCTGACCATCCCCGAGATCGTCAAGGCGGCGACCGCCAAACTGCCGCCGGCGCATTGGCATTATCTGTCGGGCGGCGCCGACAGCGAAGCGACGCTGCGCCGCAATCGCGCGGCGCTCGAAGCGATCGGCTTCCGTCAACGCGTTTTGCGCGACGTTTCGAAGATCGATTGCCGTGCCGATCTTTTCGGTCAGAACTGGCGCTTGCCGGTCGTGCTTGCCCCGATCGGCGGGCTCGCCCTCGTTGATCCGGAAGGTGGCCTCGCCGCGGCGAAAGCGGCCGAAGCGTTCGGTATCCTGCCCTTCGTCAGCGTGATGGGCTTTCCGGCACTCGAGGTTGTCGCCGCGAATACCCGCGTGCGGCCGGTGTTCCAGCTCTACGTGCGCGGCGATCGCGGCTGGGTCGCAGATATCGTCGCCCGCGCCCGCGCAGCGGGTTTCCGGGCGCTTTGCCTGACCGTCGACACCGCACTCTATGGCCGGCGCGAGCGCGATCTCGAAGCGCGGTTCTCGCCCGCGTCGGCGATCGATCGGCCGGACGTCGCGCATCTTTTGGGTCGCGATGGCGACCTGCATCAAGCGGCCGTCGATTGGGACATGCTCGCCTATATCGTGTCGATCGCCGGGATGCCGGTCGTTCTGAAAGGCGTGATGGACGCGGACGACGCGCGCCGCGCGGTCGACGCGGGCGTGCACACGATCTACGTCTCCAACCACGGCGGAAGGCAGCTGGACTTCGCGCCCGCGACGATCGAAGTGCTACCGGAGATCGCCGACGCCGTGCGCGGGCGGGCGCATCTGATCGTCGATGGCGGCGTGATGCGCGGCAGCGATGTCATCAAGGCAGTGGCGCACGGTGCAGACGCGGTCGGCCTTGGCAAGCTGCAAGCCTATGCGCTGGCGGCGGGCGGCGTGCCCGCTTTGATCCGTGCGCTGGAGATCCTGGAGATCGAAATCCGCACGACGCTTGGATTGATCGGCATGACGTCTTTCGGCCAACTCTCGCCGGACGCGTTGCGTCCTTTACGTTTAATTTGA